The proteins below come from a single Mesorhizobium loti genomic window:
- the nifW gene encoding nitrogenase stabilizing/protective protein NifW: protein MTCSADGHTVDVTDILARLKGLSAAEEFFAVLGASYDPKVLDVSRLHIMKRVGEYLAEEDFSGLPDRVIAARVRTKLERAYEDFAASSPLTHRVFKVLKDHDPNKPAMPGRTFVPFDAALKRFEKE from the coding sequence ATGACTTGTTCTGCTGATGGCCATACCGTCGACGTGACGGACATTCTCGCGCGACTGAAGGGCCTTTCGGCTGCGGAGGAGTTCTTCGCGGTCCTTGGCGCTTCCTATGACCCGAAGGTGCTCGACGTCTCACGGCTCCATATTATGAAGCGCGTGGGGGAATACCTTGCCGAAGAAGATTTCTCCGGTCTGCCTGACCGGGTGATCGCCGCGCGGGTGCGCACCAAGCTGGAACGCGCCTACGAGGACTTCGCTGCTTCCTCGCCGCTCACGCACCGTGTCTTTAAGGTGCTTAAGGACCACGATCCGAACAAACCTGCCATGCCGGGCCGCACCTTCGTCCCGTTCGACGCCGCATTGAAGCGGTTCGAAAAGGAATGA
- a CDS encoding electron transfer flavoprotein subunit beta/FixA family protein, producing MHIVICIKQVPDSAQIRVHPVTNTIMRQGVPTIINPYDLFALEEALRLRDAYGGEVTVLSMGPPMAEDSLRKALGYGADRAVLLTDRYFAGSDTLATSFALSQAIAKVGETFGPPDIVFTGKQTIDGDTAQVGPGIAKRLDLQQLTYVAKIGSIDLGAREIEVERRCEGGTQMLKSRLPCLITVLEGTNEIRRGSFEDALCAARSQIVKWTAVAAGIEDLTRCGLRGSPTVVKRVFAPTARAEKAEQIETAEKTLRDAADELIAAIFTRQPPLEHELAFNNGA from the coding sequence ATGCACATCGTAATCTGCATCAAGCAGGTGCCGGACTCGGCACAAATACGGGTCCATCCGGTGACGAACACGATCATGCGCCAGGGTGTTCCGACCATCATCAACCCTTATGACTTGTTTGCCCTGGAAGAAGCACTCAGACTGCGCGACGCTTATGGTGGCGAGGTCACCGTGCTCAGCATGGGTCCGCCCATGGCAGAGGACTCGCTACGCAAGGCGCTCGGTTACGGAGCCGATCGGGCGGTGCTCTTGACCGACCGTTATTTTGCCGGCTCGGACACGCTGGCGACCTCCTTCGCTCTTTCCCAAGCAATAGCGAAAGTTGGCGAAACGTTTGGCCCGCCCGACATCGTGTTCACCGGCAAGCAGACGATCGATGGCGACACCGCCCAGGTCGGGCCTGGCATAGCCAAGCGCCTCGACCTCCAACAACTCACCTACGTCGCGAAAATCGGCTCCATTGATCTTGGTGCCCGCGAGATCGAGGTCGAGCGCCGCTGCGAAGGCGGCACGCAGATGCTGAAGAGCAGGCTGCCTTGCCTCATCACCGTGCTGGAAGGCACAAACGAGATCCGGCGGGGCTCGTTCGAGGACGCGCTGTGCGCCGCGCGCAGTCAGATCGTCAAGTGGACTGCGGTCGCCGCTGGCATTGAGGACCTTACCAGATGTGGGCTGCGCGGCTCGCCGACGGTCGTCAAGCGCGTTTTTGCCCCGACTGCGCGGGCGGAAAAAGCGGAGCAAATCGAGACCGCGGAGAAGACCTTGCGCGATGCCGCTGACGAACTCATCGCCGCAATCTTCACCCGTCAGCCGCCGCTGGAACATGAACTCGCCTTCAACAACGGCGCGTGA
- a CDS encoding electron transfer flavoprotein subunit alpha/FixB family protein, with the protein MSTANREPARPAAGRAGIKKELPDRFKDYRHVWVFIELERGQVHPVSFELLGEGRKLADKLGVQLAGVVLGPPGEATWYAVAEAFAYGADLVYIAEAPLLADYRNEPFTKVMTDLVDTHKPEILLLGATTLGRDLAGSVATTLQTGLTADCTELDVDTDGSLAATRPTFGGSLLCTIYTLNYRPQMATVRARVMPMPQRTDKPVGRIIQHKVSLAEDEIVTKVLGFLPDSQSAKANLAYADVVVAGGLGLGAAENLQLVKNLARAIGAEHGCSRPLVQKGWMPADRQIGQTGKTIRPKLYIAAGISGAIQHRVGVEGADLIVAINTDPTAPIFDFAHLGIVTDAIRFLPALTEAFTRRLSPHSRDKLAS; encoded by the coding sequence ATGTCGACAGCGAATCGAGAACCCGCTCGCCCTGCCGCCGGCCGTGCCGGCATAAAGAAAGAACTGCCTGACCGTTTCAAGGACTACCGGCACGTCTGGGTCTTCATCGAACTCGAACGTGGCCAAGTCCATCCCGTGTCTTTCGAACTGCTCGGCGAAGGCCGCAAGCTGGCCGACAAGCTTGGCGTCCAGCTTGCGGGCGTCGTGCTCGGACCGCCAGGAGAAGCCACCTGGTATGCCGTTGCCGAGGCGTTCGCTTATGGCGCCGACCTTGTCTACATCGCCGAGGCACCGCTGCTCGCCGATTATCGAAATGAGCCGTTTACCAAGGTGATGACGGATCTGGTCGATACCCACAAACCCGAGATCCTTCTTCTCGGAGCGACCACGCTCGGCAGGGATCTTGCCGGGTCCGTGGCGACGACCTTGCAGACCGGGCTCACGGCCGACTGCACCGAACTTGACGTGGATACCGACGGTTCGCTCGCGGCTACCCGTCCGACTTTCGGCGGTTCCTTGTTATGCACGATCTACACGCTCAACTACCGGCCGCAGATGGCGACAGTGCGAGCGAGGGTCATGCCCATGCCGCAGCGCACGGATAAGCCCGTCGGGCGTATCATCCAGCACAAGGTATCTCTGGCCGAGGACGAGATCGTGACCAAAGTCCTCGGCTTCCTGCCTGATAGCCAGTCGGCAAAGGCAAATCTCGCCTATGCCGACGTCGTGGTTGCGGGAGGCCTTGGCCTCGGCGCGGCGGAGAACCTGCAGCTTGTGAAGAATCTCGCTCGAGCAATTGGCGCCGAACATGGCTGTTCGCGCCCGCTGGTCCAGAAAGGCTGGATGCCGGCTGATCGACAGATCGGCCAAACTGGCAAGACCATCCGGCCGAAGCTTTACATTGCGGCGGGGATTTCCGGCGCCATTCAGCACCGGGTTGGAGTTGAGGGCGCCGATCTCATCGTGGCCATCAACACCGACCCGACCGCGCCGATTTTCGATTTTGCCCACCTCGGGATCGTGACCGATGCCATCCGCTTCCTGCCCGCACTTACGGAAGCCTTTACCCGGCGGCTGTCTCCGCACAGTCGCGACAAGCTTGCAAGCTAA
- a CDS encoding FAD-dependent oxidoreductase, translated as MIEEKFDAIVVGAGMSGNAAAYIMASNGLNVLQLERGEYPGSKNVQGAIMYANMLEKIIPDFRDDAPLERHLVEQRLWVMDETSHTGIHYRSDDFNEVKPNRYTIIRAQFDKWFSRKVREAGATVLCETTVTELVRDAQDKVVGVRTDRAGGPIFADVVVLAEGVSGLLGTRAGLRKMPKPETVALAVKEMHFLPEEVIEQRFGVKGDEGCVIEAVGTISRSMAGLGFLYTNKESISLGIGCLVSDFAATMESPYVLLDAFKNHPSIRPLIAGSEVKEYAAHLIPEGGHKAIPQLFGDGWVVVGDAAQLNNAIHREGSNLAMTSGRIAAEAIVGVKRRNNPMTRRNLTIYKTMLDNSFVVKDLRKYKDMPALIHTNSSNFFTTYPRLISLAAQNLMRVDGTPKIEKEKATTRAFINVRSRWGLVSDAVRLALAWR; from the coding sequence ATGATCGAGGAGAAATTCGACGCCATCGTCGTCGGGGCCGGCATGTCCGGGAACGCAGCTGCTTACATCATGGCAAGCAACGGCCTGAACGTGCTGCAATTGGAGCGCGGTGAATATCCGGGCTCCAAGAACGTTCAGGGCGCCATCATGTACGCGAACATGCTGGAGAAGATCATCCCCGATTTCCGGGATGATGCGCCTCTTGAGCGGCATCTGGTTGAACAGCGGCTTTGGGTGATGGACGAGACCTCCCACACCGGGATTCACTATCGGTCGGATGACTTCAACGAGGTAAAGCCCAACCGCTACACGATCATACGCGCCCAGTTCGACAAATGGTTTTCGCGCAAGGTGCGCGAGGCCGGGGCGACGGTTCTGTGCGAGACGACCGTAACGGAACTCGTCCGTGATGCCCAGGACAAGGTGGTCGGCGTCCGCACGGACCGGGCCGGCGGGCCGATCTTCGCGGACGTGGTCGTTCTCGCAGAAGGTGTCTCGGGACTGCTTGGCACGCGCGCCGGCCTGCGCAAGATGCCGAAACCAGAAACCGTGGCGCTCGCCGTAAAGGAAATGCATTTCCTGCCCGAAGAGGTCATTGAGCAGCGGTTCGGCGTCAAGGGCGATGAAGGCTGTGTCATCGAGGCGGTGGGGACGATCTCCCGCAGCATGGCTGGGCTCGGCTTCCTCTACACCAACAAGGAGTCAATCTCATTGGGCATAGGCTGCCTCGTCTCCGATTTCGCCGCGACGATGGAGAGCCCTTACGTCCTTCTCGATGCGTTCAAAAACCACCCATCGATCCGGCCGCTGATCGCCGGCTCTGAGGTGAAGGAATATGCCGCGCATCTCATTCCCGAAGGCGGCCACAAGGCGATTCCGCAGCTCTTTGGCGACGGCTGGGTCGTGGTCGGTGATGCCGCCCAATTAAACAACGCGATTCACCGCGAAGGTTCGAACCTCGCCATGACCTCCGGCCGGATCGCGGCTGAGGCAATCGTCGGGGTCAAGCGCCGCAACAATCCGATGACCAGACGAAACCTCACCATCTACAAGACCATGCTGGACAACTCCTTCGTGGTCAAAGACCTTCGGAAATACAAAGACATGCCGGCCTTGATCCACACGAATTCCAGCAACTTCTTCACGACCTATCCGCGCTTGATATCCCTGGCCGCGCAGAACTTGATGCGTGTCGACGGCACACCGAAGATTGAAAAGGAAAAGGCCACCACGCGCGCCTTTATCAACGTGCGTTCTCGCTGGGGGCTGGTCAGCGACGCGGTCCGCCTGGCATTGGCCTGGCGCTGA
- a CDS encoding ferredoxin family protein: MTIAVTNLRVEDKLYQNRYLVDPGRPHIKVRPHESPSANLRALTHICPAKCYELNDKGQVEITADGCMECGTCRILCESNGEIEWNYPRGGFGVLFKFG; the protein is encoded by the coding sequence ATGACGATCGCAGTGACGAATTTACGCGTCGAGGACAAGCTTTACCAGAACCGCTATCTGGTCGATCCTGGCCGGCCGCATATCAAAGTGCGACCGCACGAGAGCCCGAGCGCGAACTTGCGCGCGCTTACCCACATCTGCCCGGCGAAATGCTATGAGTTGAACGACAAGGGTCAAGTGGAGATCACCGCCGACGGCTGCATGGAGTGCGGCACTTGCCGGATATTGTGCGAGAGCAATGGCGAGATCGAGTGGAACTACCCGCGCGGCGGCTTCGGTGTCCTCTTCAAATTCGGGTGA